A window of Bacillus toyonensis BCT-7112 genomic DNA:
ATTTTTTATTACCCAAAAATTTTAGTAAAAGCTATCCAAACGTTCTGATTTGTTAAATTACGTAACAATATACACTTAAAAAGTGTGCCAGGCTTCCTAATAATACGAAAACATGAAAAATTTCATGGTGTCCCATATATTTAAACTCCAACCATTTTGGCTTAGCACCGTAAATAAACCCACCAATTGTATAAAAAATACCTCCAAGTATTAAGAAAAGGATACCTCCTGTACTTAAATTCTCAGCTAGCGGTGCAAAGAATAGAACAATTAACCAACCCATCAGAAGATAAATTCCTGTCGATAACCATCTTGGGCAATTAAACCAAAACATTTTAAAAACAATACCACAAATCGCAGTTGCATAAACCAAACAAAATAGTAGTAAACCATTTGCCGAACTTAATGTAATTAAGCAAAAGGGTGCATATGTACCTGCAATTAATATAAAAATCATAGAATGATCTAACTTCCTAAAGAAATAAATAACACGTTCACTGGCTACAACACTATGATACACAGCTGATGCCATATAAAGGACCATCATCCCAATACCGAATAAAATAACAGCTGTAATTGCAGCAAAAGATGGCATCTTAACAGAAACTTTCACAAGCATGGCTAATAATGCAATAAATGCTAATACAGCTCCTCCTAAGTGAGTAAATGCATTAACCGGTTCTCTTACATAAGCATTCATATAAACACCCCTCATATAATTACATGTAGTTTTAATAACTACATGTAATTATATACGCATTATTTATACTAGTCAACATTTACAATTCACTTGTTTCGTAATACCATATTTAAAGATATACTAAACATTCAGTTCCACTAAGTGATAAAAGTGAGGGGTTTTACGTGGAAAATATAAATAAATTACTTGAATCATTACATTTAGAAAAAAATATTAAACTTGAGGATATCCCAAATGTCGACTTATATGTAGACCAAGTTGTTCAACTATTTGAGAATACTTATGCGGATACAACAAGAACTGATGATGAAAAAGTATTAACAAAAACAATGATTAACAATTACGCAAAAGGGAAACTATTCATCCCTATTAAAAATAAAAAGTATTCAAAAGAGCATATGATTTTAATTAGCTTGATTTACCAATTAAAAGGAGCCCTTTCCATTAATGACATAAAAAGCTCCTTAGAAAATATAAATGTACCTTTACTAAACGATGATACATTCGAATTAAATACTCTCTATAAAGATTATCTTGCTCTTACTGAAACCAATGTGGAAACCTTTAACCAGGACGTAAATAACCGTATTAGGGAAGTAAATGAGATTTCCTCCTTAGAAGATCAAAAGCTAGAAAAGTTTTTATTACTAACATCCTTCGTGACGATGAGTAATATGTACAGACGATTGGCAGAGAAGTTAGTGGACGATTTAAAAGAATCGTAAATAAAAAAACTATCCACCTGTTACAGTGGATAGTTTTTTTATTTACTTAATTGCTTCATGGACTTTTAATTGTTTCCCTTTAATCGTTGTATTTTTCATGGTCTTTAAAACAATTGGTCCTTTTCCATTTAATATTTCAACGTAAGAAACATTGTCCTGTATCGTAATAATTCCTATATCTTCTGCTGTAACACCTTTAATTTTAGCAATTGTGCCGACAAAATCTACCGCTCTAATTTTCTTTTTCTTCCCACCATTAAAGTACAGCTTCATAATCCCTTTGTTTAAGTCTGCACTTTTATCTTTCTTTATAATTGGTTTAGCATGTATTTTTTCCTCAAATACTGCCTTCCCTTTCATAACCTCTTCTTTTGAAGGTGCATATGCCTTTGGAATTTCAAAGCCGATGTACGCCTCAATTTCTTCTAAAAATCTATTTTCATACGGAGTTATGAATGTAATAGCTTTTCCTTTATTGCCAGCTCGTCCCGTTCTTCCTGTACGATGTACATAACTTTCTTTTTCTAACGGAATATCATAGTTAATAACATGTGTAATATTATCAATATCAATTCCTCTAGCAGCTACGTCTGTCGCTACTAAATAACGGAACTTTCCTTTTCTAAAATCGTCCATAACTTCAAAACGATCTTCTTGCACCATACCACCATGTATTTTGTCACAAGGATAGTTAACACGGTTTAACTGTCTAAATACGTGATCTACATTTTCTTGTGTACGGCAAAAAATAATACAACTATCTGGATTCTCAATTGTTGTTACATCTTTAAGAAGTGAAAGCTTCTCCTCTTCTCTCGTCTCAAAAAGTGTATGTTCAATTTTGTCTGTGGTAATCCCGGCAGCCTTAATTTCAATATACGTTGGCGAATCCATATACGTACGGGATAACTTTTCAACATCTTCTGGAAGTGTTGCCGAAAATAGCATTGTCATTCGCTTTGTAGGTAATTCATCAATAATTGCCTCTACTTGATCAATAAAGCCCATATTTAGCATTTCATCTGCTTCATCAATGACTAAATACTTCAGACATTCTAAAGAAAGGGTACCTTTTTCAATATGATCTAACACACGGCCAGGAGTCCCTACTACGATATGTGTCTTTTGTTTTAACTCTAATTTTTGACGTGCAAATGGAGACTTACCATAAACGGCCGCAGCCTTAATTCTTTTGAAGCGGCCTATATTCGTAATATCTTCTTTCACTTGAACAGCAAGTTCTCTCGTCGGCGTCAAAACTAATGCTTGTGGCTTATTCTCTTCCCATTCCACCATTTCACAAAGTGGAATACCGAATGAAGCTGTTTTTCCACTTCCAGTTTGCGATTTTACAACAAGATCCTTCTTTTTCAATGCAACTGGAATAACCTCTCCTTGCACTTCTGTTGGATGTTCATATCCTAAACCAGTAAGTGCTCGTATTATTTCTTTACTTAATGCATAATTACTAAATTCCTTTTTACTCATATACTAACCTCATTTGAATTTTATATTTAAATAACTATACTCTCCATATCTAACGTCAAGTTATACCAAGATACTATATTAAATCAATGTTTTCAATTCATTTAAGTTTCAATTTATCTACGTATAATTCTTAAATAATAAAGGACAGCCTTAATTATAAGTCTGCCCCTCTAAATTGTATTCATCTTTTATGGAACTAATTTTTTTACAACTGGTATTCTTTGCAATACTAAAGTAATTACCATACTAAGAACAATTGTGATTGTTACATTAATAGGTATTGCCAATATTGCATGTGCATGTTCATTCACCTTTGGAAATACTCTGTACAGATAGTTATTTAATAAGAAATAGTGAAGGATATAAATACCAAGGCTCGCTTGATTTATACCGCGTAATACAAATGGTAATTTTCTTTCTGAATTTCCGAAAGAATATTTGAAAAATACAAATAAACTAATCGCCATAAGTACAACACCTGGAGAAAAGTATCCATACCAAAACTGATCCAATTGTCCGTTTGCCTGAACTGTATAATAATATGTAACAAAGAATGTAATAATAAATCCTACAATTCCTCCAATGTAAGCCAAATTCCTCCACTTTTTCACAATATCATAATTGGATAAATAATAACCAAGAAGGAAATAGCCTACATAATTTGTAACGTAAAATAATTCAATATTAAAGTTGATAGGATAATAATATTTTGCCAAATTAACGACAACAGATGCATATAACCATAAAATTAAAAAATACTCTATCTCTTTCTTTTGAGCATTCTTCACAAAAATTTTCAGTAAAGGTGTAATTAAGTATATCCCTACAATCATGTACATGAACCATAAATGTCCACCAATACTATCTGTTAGAAAATATTTTATCCCCTGTTTTATAGAACGCGGGAAATATCCTGCATAAGCTCCGTATAAATAAAATAAAACACTCCAAGCTACAAAAGGTATAATTACCTTACTTGCACGTTTCTGTATAAATTCTCCAATAGAAATATCTTTCGTACCCTTTAATAATAAAGCTCCACTAATCATCACAAAGATTGGAACGCTAGCGCGTGAAAGTGACTCAAAAAGATTCCCAGACAACCAACGCGAAACGTTATTTGCATCCAATGTGGAAACATAACCAGCGGAGACATGAATTGTAACTACTGCGATTGTCGCTAACACACGCAACCAGTCCATATACACTAATCGTTTCATTAACAGCTCTCCTAAATTTACATATTTGATTTTTCCTATACCACACATAATTTTACATTAAATCATGTTATGTTAAAACAAATTTTGACGATATAAACCTACAGTAGACTTAAATCAACTTAATTTTTTTATATAAACATTAAAACCTTTGACTTATTAGTGAAAATAATGTAAATTATCCTTTGGACGAACATTTTCAAACGAAACAAATAAAATATTCGTATTTTAGGGGTGTAAATGATGGAAAACGTATTTGACTATGAAGATATTCAATTAATTCCTGCAAAATGCATTGTAAACAGTCGATCTGAATGTGATACAACTGTCACTTTAGGAAAACATAAATTTAAATTACCTGTCGTACCTGCAAATATGCAAACGATTATAGATGAAAGAATCGCAACTTATTTAGCTGAAAATAATTACTTCTATATCATGCATCGTTTCCAACCAGAGAAACGAATCTCATTCATTAGAGATATGCAATCACGTGGATTAATTGCTTCAATCAGCGTTGGTGTTAAAGAAGACGAATACGAATTCGTACAACAATTAGCCGCTGAGCAACTTTCACCTGAATACATTACAATCGATATCGCACACGGTCACTCTAATGCTGTGATCAACATGATTCAACATATTAAAAAACATTTACCAGAAAGCTTTGTTATCGCTGGAAACGTTGGAACTCCAGAAGCGGTAAGAGAATTAGAACACGCTGGCGCTGACGCAACAAAAGTTGGTATTGGACCCGGTAAAGTTTGTATTACTAAAATTAAAACAGGCTTTGGAACTGGTGGTTGGCAGTTAGCTGCACTTCGCTGGTGTGCAAAAGCTGCAAGTAAGCCGATTATTGCTGACGGTGGTATTCGTACACACGGTGATGTAGCTAAATCTATTCGATTTGGGGCAACTATGGTTATGGTCGGTTCTCTATTCGCTGGTCATGAAGAGTCTCCAGGGGAAACAATCGAAAAAGATGGAAAGCTTTATAAAGAATACTTCGGTTCAGCTTCTGAATTCCAAAAAGGTGAGAAGAAAAACGTTGAAGGTAAGAAAATGTTCGTGGAGCATAAAGGTTCTTTAGAAGACACTTTAATCGAAATGGAACAAGATCTTCAATCTTCTATCTCTTACGCTGGTGGAACAAAATTAGATGCTATTCGTACTGTAGATTATGTTGTCGTGAAAAACTCTATTTTCAACGGTGATAAAGTATATTAATTCTTATATTGAGCTCGAAGGACAAGCATGTGTATGCCTGTCCTTCTTTTTTATGTATAAAACCGTTAAATATTTTTATTTTACTGAATTTTCTAGTATCATATTTTTAAATACTTAAAATAAGGGGGCTATAATAAATGAAAAATGTAATTGAAAATCGCCTTATTCGCGCAGAAGTTCCTACTGAACTAACATGGGATCTTTCTGATTTGTATAAATCTGATGCCGAGTGGCACGCTGCATTAAACGTATTAGAAAATGATATACAGAAACTTGGTGCATTTAAAGGACGCTTGCATACTAGCTCCACTACTTTACTAAATTGCTTACTTATAGAGGAAGAGCTTTTAATGAAATTAACAAAACTGAGCTCATATGCAAACCTAAAAGAATCTGCTGATCGGACAGATCCAGTTATTCAAGCGAACTCTTCCAAAGTTTCTGCTCTAGGAACGAAAGTACATACAGCACTATCCTTTATTCATAATGAAATTCTCTCATTTGAAGAAGGCACGATTGAAAAATATTTAATTGAGGAGATAAAACTCAACCCTTTTCGTAAATCATTACTAGAAGTGCTGAGCAAAAGGCAGCACACTCTTTCACCTGAAACAGAAGAAGCACTTGCTGCACTTGGCGAAGTTCATAGTTCTCCATACAAAATTTACGGCATGACTAAATTGGCCGATATGGATTTCAATCCTATACAAGACGAACAAGGAAACGAATTCCCTTTGTCATTTGCATTATTTGAAAGCAATTATGAATTCTCTCCAAGCGCATACATACGTAGAAAAGCATATGAATCGTTTGTTTCCACTTTGAAGCGATATAAAAATACAGTTGCCACAACATATGCTACTGAAGTAAAAAAACAAGTGACACTTTCTCGTTTACGCAAATATGAATCCGTTACTCATATGCTTTTAGAGCCGCAAAAAGTTCCACTTGAAATGTATAACAATCAACTTGATATTATTTATAAAGAATTAGCGCCTCATATGCGCCGTTTTGCAGATTTAAAAAAGAAAGTATTAGGACTCGATCAAATGCTTTTCTGCGACTTACATGCACCTTTAGATCCTGAATTTAATCCAGCAATTACTTACGAAGAAGCAGGCAAACTCATTCAAGATTCTTTAAAAGTATTAGGAGATGAATATAGTTCCATTATCGAAAAAGGCTTCAAAGAAAGATGGGTAGATCTTGCAGATAATGTAGGCAAATCAACAGGAGCATTTTGTTCAAGTCCATATGGTTCTCATCCATATATTTTAATTACATGGCAAAATACGATGCGCGGATGCTTCACATTAGCACATGAATTTGGTCATGCTGGGCATTTTTATTTAGCAAATAAAAACCAGCGCATTATGAATGTACGTCCATCTATGTACTTTGTTGAAGCACCATCAACAATGAATGAATTATTACTAGCCCAACATTTACTTGCAACAACTAACGATAAGAGAATGCGCAGATGGGTCATTCTACAACTACTTGGCACATATTATCATAACTTTGTTACTCACTTACTTGAGGGCGAATACCAACGAAGAGTATATACTCTAGCAGAAGAAGGACAAGCACTTACAGCTAAAAGTTTAACCGAAATAAAAACAAATGTCCTTTCTACATTCTGGGGGGATTCTGTAGAAATCGATGAAGGTGCCGGCTTAACTTGGATGCGCCAACCTCATTATTACATGGGCTTATATTCTTACACGTATTCTGCAGGTCTAACTGCATCTACCGCAGTAGCCCAAATGATTAAAGAAGAAGGGCAGCCCGCCGTTGATCGCTGGTTAGATGTACTTCGCGCTGGTGGTACAATGAAACCACTTGAATTAATGAAACATGCCGGAGTAGATATGTCAAAACCAGATGCAATCCGTAAAGCTGTTTCTTACGTTGGCTCCTTAATTGATGAATTAGAGCGTTCTTATCAAGAATAAAAAAATAAGCCCTCGCTTCTTTATGAGGGCTTATTTCATATTTACTTTCCAAATCTTTTACGGTATCCACATTTCCTACATAACTCTTCGACTGCAACTCTTTTCGAAAATCCATCGACAATGTTTGTTGCTCTTTCACCTTCTATAATGTTAGAAAATGAATCATTATTAATATTCCCAAGATTAATAATCCCTTCACCGTCTAAACAGCAAGGAATAACCGTTCCATTTGCTAAAATACCCGCTTGATTTCGAAGACCATGACAGAATCCTTTTCCATCATCCTCTTCTTCATGCAATGCCGGCCATTGAAATTCATAATCTTGATTAATAAAGACACGTTCCGCAATTTTTATACCTTTTCCTGGTGTAAGCTTCTCTTCAATTTGATAAGGCAGATCAAACTCATTTTCAATTATGGATAATAGCTCTCTATTTTTCTGGATTTCAGCATTTGTCTTATTATCCTGAGTTAAATTCCATAACCTTAGCGAAACAATTAAATCTGATTGACTTGTTGCTTCCCTAATGAAGGCAAGTATACTTCTTACATAGCCCTCTTTATCTTGCGAACCTGGATGTCCATCAAAACTGTGCAGGGAAAAGTTCATTTGTCTTAGAGCAGGCTTATTTAACAGTCTATGCCTTCTCTTATTAATTAACGTTCCGTTCGTTGTAATATTAACTTTAAATCCTTTTTCATGGCTTAAATCTAGCAGTTGATCTATTTTTGGATGGAGCAACGGCTCACCCTTCACGTGCAAATAAATGTAGTCTGTGTGAGGTTTAATTTGGTCTAATCTTTTAGCAAAATCCTCCACAGAAATGAATTGCTTCTGCCTTTCCGTCGGCGGACAAAAGCTGCACGCAAGATTACATACACTTGTAATCTCTAAGTAAAACTTCTTAAACTTCTTCACCTTTAATTCCTCACTTCTCTGACTATTTATAATTTTTTCCTCTTCATATTACAGCATACTTTTTTAGAAATAGAAACATACTTATTTTAGGAAATCTGCATACCACCTATTAATGTTTAAAAGACCATCGGTGATTTTTATCCAATGGTCTTTTTTACTCTTTTTATATACAAATGGAAATTTACTTATGATATGGTTCACCACGATTAATACGAAACGCTCTATACACTTGCTCAAGCAATACTAATCGCATTAATTGGTGTGGTAATGTCATTTTCGAAAAAGAAAGAGATTCATTGGAACGCTTCATTACTTCTGAACTTAGTCCAAGTGATCCACCAATTACAAAGGCAACTTTACTCTTTCCATATGTAGCAAGACGATCTAGGCTTACTGCAAATTCTTCTGATGACTTTTGTTTTCCTTCTATCGCTAATGCGATCACGTGCGTATCATCAGAAATTTTATCCAGTATACGTATACCTTCTTTTTCTTTTACAATTAACATTTCGGCTTCACTTAAATTTTCTGGTGCTTTTTCATCTGGCAATTCAATTACTTCTACTTTTGCGTACGCAGATAATCGTTTTAAATATTCTGCTATACCTTGTTTTAAATACTTTTCCTTTAATTTTCCGATTGAAATAATCGAGATATTCACATTTATTCCCCACCTTACAAACATGTTATCCACATAACTTATCCACATATCCACAAATGTTACCCACATATTGTGTGAGAATCTGTGTTCGATACAACATATGTCGCCTCATTTTGACAAAATTCACATGTTTTTTTATCTTTTTCTGAGTTATCCACATTGTTAATAACCGGTGCAACTTCACATTCATCAACAATAATATCTAACGCTAATTCAACATGTTCTAAACAACAAGGTAAATTCATATTCTTCACCTCACTTTTCTACAATAGAAAACAGGAGGTAGGCCCTCCTGTTTTTAATATTTTTGAATGCCTAATTTCACCGTTGTTGTTGCTCTTTTTGTACCACGATAAAACGTAAGAGTCATTTTATCATTAATTTTTTTATCATATAAGGCCGTACGGAACCCAATAATATCGTTTACTGGTTTTCCATCTACCGCTACAATAACATCATGTTCTCGCAAACCAGCATCCGCGCCTGGTGAAGGACTTTTCACATCTAAAATGCAAACTCCCTCTGCTACATTGCCTGGTAAATGTAATGTTTTGGACCAATAATAATTCGGAATCTCATTTAATGATCTAAGTTCAATTCCAACATAAGGTCTTCTTACTTTCCCGTACTTCTCAAGTTCATTCATAATCGGAACGGCTCTAGTAACCGGAATAGCTAATCCGATTCCTTCCACTTCTTTTGCAGCAATTTTCATTGAGTTAATACCAACTAATTGTCCTGCCGCATTTACAAGTGCACCACCACTATTACCTGGATTAATCGCTGCATCTGTTTGTAATACTTCTACTTGCCAATCGTAATGACCATCTTGGTCTAAGTCTACAGGAACAATACGCTCGTTAGCTGAAATAATGCCTTGTGTAACGGTCCCCGAAAATTGCAGTCCGAGTGGATTTCCAATCGCAATGACCGGTTCTCCTCGACGAACTTTATTAGAATCGCCAATCTCAATTATTTTTTTCACATGCTTCGCATCTATTTCTAGTACAGCTAAATCTGTGACTACATCGGTTCCTAATACTTTCCCTGGGACCTTCTTACCGTCACTTAGACTTACTTCAATACGATTTGCTCCAGCAACGACATGGTTATTTGTTACAATGTAAGCTTGTCCATCTGTCTTTTTATAAATGACACCAGATCCTGTACCGGCTTCTGAATCTGCCTCTGAAAAATTGTCTCGTTGAATATTAATAATACCAACAACAGCTTCAGAAGCGCGATCAACAGCGTCTACAAAGCTAACCTGTTTAATCCCTTGAGCTTCAGCCATGTTACTTCCACTTGCTTCAGCTTGCGAAAGCGCGCCAGCATGATTCGAAAATAAAGGCGCCCCAAATGCAAATAATGAAGCCCCTACAATTGTTCCTGCTATGCTAGAAATGACAATACCTTTATGCTTCTTTTTACCTGCACGTTTTATACGATACTTTTCTTCATCAATAAAGGACATATTTGTTCACCTATCTTCCTGAAAACAACTATATTCACCTTTATTGTTTACTAAAATGAAGAATTATACGTATTGAATTTTCGTAGGCATTTTTGGATCTGTATCATGAATTTCAAAGGATTCTCCCACTCCAAATCCTTTTTCCTCTAACACTTGCGATACTGACATACGCGCTAGTTCTTTCATATTGTTATCTAAGCTTAAATGTGCTAAATAAATATGTTTTGTTTCATCTGTAATTACATCTGCCATCGCTAACGCAGCATCCTCATTACAAACGTGACCAACGTCGCTTAAAATACGTCTTTTAATGCTCCACGGATAACGTCCCATACGAAGCATTTCCACATCATGATTACTTTCAAATACGAAAGCATTAGCTCCCTTAATAACACCTTTCATACGGTCACTCACGTATCCTGTATCTGTAATAAGGGCTAATTTTCTATTATTGTTATGAAAAGCATAAAACATCGGCTCTGCCGCATCATGGGAAACTCCAAATGACTCGACCTCAATATCACCGAATGTTTTCACATCGCCAACTGAGAAAATGAACTTTTGCTCAGTTGGAATATTTCCTATTAAATGTTCCATTGCATTCCATGTTTTCTCGTTCGCATAAACTGGTAAATCATATTTACGCGCCAATACACCTAATCCTTTAATATGGTCACTATGCTCATGTGTGACAAGAATACCTGATACATCATTTATATTCAGTTCTGCTTGTTTAAATAAAGCCTCTGTTGCTTTACCGCTTAAACCTGCATCGACGAGTAATTTTTTTTCATCCGTTCCTACATATAGCATATTCCCTGTACTTCCACTTGCAAGCACACTAAAATGCATACTCATTCTTTCTCACTCCATTATGTTCTTCCGGCACTTGAGTTTCCCCTAATTCCATAACTTGTCCTTCAATTGCATTCACAAAAAAGTCCTTTTTCTGCTCTGTCTTTAAGTTCCAAGTTGGAGCTAGCACTTGTATATTAGAAGATGATTCAGCTAGAGCCGCATATCCAATCTGCGCCTCTTTCACGTGCGTATTTTCTGCAATTTTATTTTTTAAATATATATTTTCCAAAGCTGTTTGAGCAGTGATAATTTCTTGTTCTTTCGTTTTTTCACTTTCGCCCATTTCCTTCAAATCCGTTAACATTGTTTGTGTATACGAAACAAGCTCGTTTTTTTCATTTAAATCCACAACAATCATTGCATGATTATTGTGGAAAATCGGCTTATCCTTATACTTTTGGAAGAAATAAATTTTAGAGTCTTTCATTGCTCCAAATTCGTATTTCTGCCCATCAAGGACACTGTTTTTTAAGAAATCATTATATTTATCCTTAGATAATGATTTTGCATTTAAAAATGGCTCTTTCAACTTACCTTCTATCGTATATTCATTTTGCAGATGCGCTGTTTGATTTTTTAAAGATTGCACATCTTCTTCTTTAAAGTTTTTATTTTTCGCCATAATAAATGACTCTTTTTTCGGCTCTTTAGGAAAACTCCCCATAGTAATTTTAGATTCTTTTAATTGTTGATCAATTTTTGTTTCTGTCACAATTTCCAACTGATTACTATCTTGCTTTTGAATGAACTGAAAGATAAGAAAGAGGTCTAAAACAAAAAAGGTCACAATAAATATCGTTTTAATTCGATCCCAATCCATTTAGTCCTCCCTCACTCCACTCATATATTTTTTGTTTACCCTCTTCATCACATTTTACATACCATATCGGCTGTAAAATACTGATCTCTCCTCCGTTCACAGGACCTCCGTTCACGGAAGATTTCAATGACATTTTATAACCAATACCAACATCCTGAATTGAATTTTTGTCAATTTCCGGATTATTCTCTAATGATGTCATCACTGTACGACCTGATGCAAGAGAAGTGGGTGTACTAGGTAAAGGAATATTGAAATCAAAAAGAGATCTCTCATACTGCATGATTTCGCCTGAACCCCATGCTTGTTTTAATTCAGCCATTCCATCTGCATTAAATACAGGTAAACCGCCCTCGTATAAACGGAATGAGGTTTTCCCCTTATTAAT
This region includes:
- a CDS encoding acyltransferase, yielding MKRLVYMDWLRVLATIAVVTIHVSAGYVSTLDANNVSRWLSGNLFESLSRASVPIFVMISGALLLKGTKDISIGEFIQKRASKVIIPFVAWSVLFYLYGAYAGYFPRSIKQGIKYFLTDSIGGHLWFMYMIVGIYLITPLLKIFVKNAQKKEIEYFLILWLYASVVVNLAKYYYPINFNIELFYVTNYVGYFLLGYYLSNYDIVKKWRNLAYIGGIVGFIITFFVTYYYTVQANGQLDQFWYGYFSPGVVLMAISLFVFFKYSFGNSERKLPFVLRGINQASLGIYILHYFLLNNYLYRVFPKVNEHAHAILAIPINVTITIVLSMVITLVLQRIPVVKKLVP
- the trhA gene encoding PAQR family membrane homeostasis protein TrhA, producing the protein MNAYVREPVNAFTHLGGAVLAFIALLAMLVKVSVKMPSFAAITAVILFGIGMMVLYMASAVYHSVVASERVIYFFRKLDHSMIFILIAGTYAPFCLITLSSANGLLLFCLVYATAICGIVFKMFWFNCPRWLSTGIYLLMGWLIVLFFAPLAENLSTGGILFLILGGIFYTIGGFIYGAKPKWLEFKYMGHHEIFHVFVLLGSLAHFLSVYCYVI
- a CDS encoding radical SAM/SPASM domain-containing protein — protein: MKKFKKFYLEITSVCNLACSFCPPTERQKQFISVEDFAKRLDQIKPHTDYIYLHVKGEPLLHPKIDQLLDLSHEKGFKVNITTNGTLINKRRHRLLNKPALRQMNFSLHSFDGHPGSQDKEGYVRSILAFIREATSQSDLIVSLRLWNLTQDNKTNAEIQKNRELLSIIENEFDLPYQIEEKLTPGKGIKIAERVFINQDYEFQWPALHEEEDDGKGFCHGLRNQAGILANGTVIPCCLDGEGIINLGNINNDSFSNIIEGERATNIVDGFSKRVAVEELCRKCGYRKRFGK
- a CDS encoding DUF1836 domain-containing protein is translated as MENINKLLESLHLEKNIKLEDIPNVDLYVDQVVQLFENTYADTTRTDDEKVLTKTMINNYAKGKLFIPIKNKKYSKEHMILISLIYQLKGALSINDIKSSLENINVPLLNDDTFELNTLYKDYLALTETNVETFNQDVNNRIREVNEISSLEDQKLEKFLLLTSFVTMSNMYRRLAEKLVDDLKES
- the guaC gene encoding GMP reductase, with amino-acid sequence MENVFDYEDIQLIPAKCIVNSRSECDTTVTLGKHKFKLPVVPANMQTIIDERIATYLAENNYFYIMHRFQPEKRISFIRDMQSRGLIASISVGVKEDEYEFVQQLAAEQLSPEYITIDIAHGHSNAVINMIQHIKKHLPESFVIAGNVGTPEAVRELEHAGADATKVGIGPGKVCITKIKTGFGTGGWQLAALRWCAKAASKPIIADGGIRTHGDVAKSIRFGATMVMVGSLFAGHEESPGETIEKDGKLYKEYFGSASEFQKGEKKNVEGKKMFVEHKGSLEDTLIEMEQDLQSSISYAGGTKLDAIRTVDYVVVKNSIFNGDKVY
- the dbpA gene encoding ATP-dependent RNA helicase DbpA; this encodes MSKKEFSNYALSKEIIRALTGLGYEHPTEVQGEVIPVALKKKDLVVKSQTGSGKTASFGIPLCEMVEWEENKPQALVLTPTRELAVQVKEDITNIGRFKRIKAAAVYGKSPFARQKLELKQKTHIVVGTPGRVLDHIEKGTLSLECLKYLVIDEADEMLNMGFIDQVEAIIDELPTKRMTMLFSATLPEDVEKLSRTYMDSPTYIEIKAAGITTDKIEHTLFETREEEKLSLLKDVTTIENPDSCIIFCRTQENVDHVFRQLNRVNYPCDKIHGGMVQEDRFEVMDDFRKGKFRYLVATDVAARGIDIDNITHVINYDIPLEKESYVHRTGRTGRAGNKGKAITFITPYENRFLEEIEAYIGFEIPKAYAPSKEEVMKGKAVFEEKIHAKPIIKKDKSADLNKGIMKLYFNGGKKKKIRAVDFVGTIAKIKGVTAEDIGIITIQDNVSYVEILNGKGPIVLKTMKNTTIKGKQLKVHEAIK
- the pepF gene encoding oligoendopeptidase F, whose translation is MKNVIENRLIRAEVPTELTWDLSDLYKSDAEWHAALNVLENDIQKLGAFKGRLHTSSTTLLNCLLIEEELLMKLTKLSSYANLKESADRTDPVIQANSSKVSALGTKVHTALSFIHNEILSFEEGTIEKYLIEEIKLNPFRKSLLEVLSKRQHTLSPETEEALAALGEVHSSPYKIYGMTKLADMDFNPIQDEQGNEFPLSFALFESNYEFSPSAYIRRKAYESFVSTLKRYKNTVATTYATEVKKQVTLSRLRKYESVTHMLLEPQKVPLEMYNNQLDIIYKELAPHMRRFADLKKKVLGLDQMLFCDLHAPLDPEFNPAITYEEAGKLIQDSLKVLGDEYSSIIEKGFKERWVDLADNVGKSTGAFCSSPYGSHPYILITWQNTMRGCFTLAHEFGHAGHFYLANKNQRIMNVRPSMYFVEAPSTMNELLLAQHLLATTNDKRMRRWVILQLLGTYYHNFVTHLLEGEYQRRVYTLAEEGQALTAKSLTEIKTNVLSTFWGDSVEIDEGAGLTWMRQPHYYMGLYSYTYSAGLTASTAVAQMIKEEGQPAVDRWLDVLRAGGTMKPLELMKHAGVDMSKPDAIRKAVSYVGSLIDELERSYQE
- a CDS encoding CxxH/CxxC protein gives rise to the protein MNLPCCLEHVELALDIIVDECEVAPVINNVDNSEKDKKTCEFCQNEATYVVSNTDSHTICG
- the rlmH gene encoding 23S rRNA (pseudouridine(1915)-N(3))-methyltransferase RlmH yields the protein MNISIISIGKLKEKYLKQGIAEYLKRLSAYAKVEVIELPDEKAPENLSEAEMLIVKEKEGIRILDKISDDTHVIALAIEGKQKSSEEFAVSLDRLATYGKSKVAFVIGGSLGLSSEVMKRSNESLSFSKMTLPHQLMRLVLLEQVYRAFRINRGEPYHK